A section of the Phaseolus vulgaris cultivar G19833 chromosome 8, P. vulgaris v2.0, whole genome shotgun sequence genome encodes:
- the LOC137827262 gene encoding dihydrolipoyllysine-residue succinyltransferase component of 2-oxoglutarate dehydrogenase complex 2, mitochondrial-like, translating to MFGVVRRRVASGSPSPRLIGQSVQKIRAGLSGSARVSSTVEKEIVFHSDGCGFVRNFCSITSGSGINSKAMRVVFHPEAVAFRTWGRPFSSDNGDTVDVVVPPLAESIADGTLANFLKRPGDRVKADEPIAQIETDKVTIDVSSPESGVILKFLANEGDTVEPGNKIAIISRSADATHVAPSETTSEKAAPQPTPKVSEEKKAPKVETQPAKEKPKAPPSALSSPTEPQLPPKERERRVPMTRLRKRVATRLKDSQNTFAMLTTFNEVDMTNLMKLRSDYKDAFVEKHGVKLGLMSGFVKAAVNALQHQPIVNAVIDGDDIIYRDYIDISIAVGTPKGLVVPVIRNAETMNFADIEKQINAFAKKANDGTLSIDEMAGGTLTISNGGVYGSLLSTPIINPPQSAILGMHSIVSRPTVVGGNVVPRPLMYVALTYDHRIIDGREAVFFLRRIKDIVEDPRRLLLDI from the exons CTTATAGGTCAGTCAGTTCAGAAAATTCGGGCTGGCCTCTCTGGTTCTGCTAGAGTTTCTTCCACTGTCGAGAAAGAG ATAGTGTTTCATTCAGACGGATGTGGATTTGTAAGGAACTTCTGTAGTATAACATCTG GATCCGGGATTAATTCTAAGGCTATGAG GGTGGTTTTTCATCCAGAGGCAGTAGCTTTTCGAACCTGGGGGCGTCCATTTTCTTCAGACAATG GAGATACGGTCGATGTTGTGGTCCCTCCTCTGGCTGAATCTATCGCTGATGGAACTCTGGCAAACTTTTTGAAGA GGCCTGGTGACAGGGTTAAGGCTGATGAGCCAATTGCTCAAATTGAAACAGATAAG GTGACAATCGATGTTTCAAGTCCTGAGTCAGGTGTCATTCTGAAG TTTCTAGCCAATGAAGGGGATACTGTTGAGCCAGGTAACAAGATAGCAATCATTTCAAGGTCTGCTGACGCAACTCATGTTGCTCCATCTGAGACTACATCTGAGAAAGCTGCTCCTCAGCCAACGCCAAAGGTTAGTGAGGAGAAGAAAGCTCCCAAAGTTGAAACCCAACCTGCTAAAGAGAAGCCCAAAGCACCTCCTTCCGCATTGAGTTCTCCCACTGAACCCCAACTTCCTCCcaaagaaagagaaaggcgG GTTCCTATGACAAGGCTTCGGAAACGAGTTGCTACACGGCTGAAAGATTCCCAGAACACATTTGCTATGCTCACAACCTTCAATGAAGTTGATAT GACTAATTTGATGAAGCTCCGTTCTGATTATAAGGATGCTTTTGTTGAAAAACACGGAGTCAAGTTGGGGCTTATGTCAGGCTTTGTCAAA GCTGCTGTCAACGCACTCCAACATCAACCAATTGTCAATGCAGTCATTGATGGGGATGATATTATATACAGAGATTATATAGATATCAGCATAGCCGTTGGTACTCCGAAG GGCCTTGTTGTTCCTGTTATCCGCAATGCAGAAACCATGAACTTTGCTGATATAGAAAAGCAAATCAATGCTTTTGCTAAGAAGGCAAATGATGGAACTTTATCAATTGATGAGATGGCTGGAGGCACTCTTACAATATCCAACGGTGGTGTTTATGGAAGCCTTTTGAGTACCCCTATTATCAACCCCCCTCAG TCTGCAATCTTGGGTATGCATTCCATAGTGAGCCGTCCTACGGTTGTTGGAGGAAATGTTGTCCCAAGACCATTGATGTACGTTGCTCTAACATATGACCATAGAATTATCGATGGAAGAGAGGCAGTGTTCTTTCTGCGCCGCATCAAAGATATCGTGGAGGATCCTCGCAGGCTTTTGCTTGACATATAA
- the LOC137827264 gene encoding uncharacterized protein: MIQLLFMLLIIQMALILILSFANPIRKLVAKGLDLSKQGRGPLVTKTVAATMLVVFSSTVYTITQMQKRLKDSATVNPTDEVVMAYRLLEASLLGFSLFLGLIIDRQHYYIREINLLRKSLETAKKQNPK, encoded by the exons ATGATACAACTTTTATTCATGCTTTTGATTATCCAAATGGCATTAATCCTAATATTATCTTTTGCAAATCCAATACGAAAATTGGTGGCGAAGGGGCTAGACCTTTCGAAGCAGGGGAGGGGCCCCTTGGTCACAAAAACTGTGGCAGCAACCATGCTTGTGGTCTTCAGCTCCACCGTCTATACCATAACCCAAATGCAAAAGCGTTTAAAGGATTCTGCCACAGTTAATCCAACTGATGAGGTTGTCATGGCATATCGTCTCTTGGAAGCATCTCTCTTGG GATTCTCTCTATTCCTTGGATTGATTATCGACAGACAACATTATTATATAAGGGAGATTAATTTACTGAGGAAGAGCTTGGAAACAGCGAAAAAACAAAATCCCAAGTAA
- the LOC137827263 gene encoding pollen-specific leucine-rich repeat extensin-like protein 2, producing MSLHAKCSALVMLVLVLLVMKIEGDSTGKEVHENDTNSTSLMEKDVNQITGCAGRPFVCSRGEFPTRFMCCGDRCVDVTADNDNCGICGFRCLFNRQCCNRLCVNTNRNIFNCGGCGRVCPFGRLCVFGVCAFEQSVPVPPFLVPLPPTPPFLVPMPPTPVQGPPTPVIVPPTPVPVSPTPVPVSPSPSPVPVSPAPTPVSPSPVPVPVTPSPVPVTPSPVPVAPVPVTPSPVPVTPVPSPVPVSPVPSPVPVSPSPGPVTPSPSPSYPPLSPLDNQPEHTKETAAMD from the coding sequence ATGAGTCTGCACGCAAAATGTTCAGCTCTTGTGATGTTGGTGTTGGTGCTGTTGGTGATGAAAATAGAGGGAGATTCAACAGGGAAAGAAGTGCATGAAAATGACACCAACTCAACATCATTGATGGAGAAAGATGTTAACCAAATCACTGGATGTGCAGGAAGACCATTCGTATGTAGCAGAGGAGAGTTTCCAACAAGGTTTATGTGTTGTGGAGACCGTTGTGTGGATGTGACTGCAGACAACGATAACTGTGGGATATGTGGGTTTAGGTGCCTGTTCAATCGTCAATGCTGCAACCGTCTCTGCGTAAACACAAATAGGAACATTTTCAACTGTGGGGGGTGTGGAAGAGTGTGCCCTTTTGGAAGGTTATGCGTATTTGGAGTATGTGCCTTTGAGCAATCAGTGCCAGTGCCACCATTTCTAGTACCACTGCCACCAACACCACCGTTTCTGGTTCCAATGCCACCAACACCGGTTCAAGGGCCTCCAACACCGGTTATAGTGCCACCAACACCAGTGCCAGTATCACCAACACCAGTACCAGTATCACCATCACCATCACCGGTGCCAGTATCACCAGCACCAACACCAGTGTCACCATCACCCGTGCCGGTGCCAGTGACACCATCACCGGTGCCAGTAACACCATCACCGGTGCCAGTGGCACCTGTGCCAGTGACACCATCACCAGTGCCAGTGACACCTGTGCCATCACCGGTGCCAGTGTCACCGGTGCCATCACCGGTGCCAGTATcaccatctccaggaccagTGACACCATCACCATCACCATCGTACCCTCCCTTGTCTCCATTGGACAACCAGCCTGAACATACCAAAGAGACAGCTGCAATGGATTAA